From a region of the Actinomadura luzonensis genome:
- the arfA gene encoding arabinosylfuranosidase ArfA — MHTAHLTIDPAFRVAPVRRRTFGAFVEHLGRCVYTGIYEPGHPTADEDGFRGDVLELTRRLGVSTVRYPGGNFVSGYRWEDGVGPREQRPRRLDLAWHSTETNEVGVDEFLRWCGKAGVEPMMAVNLGTRGIEAALDLLEYCNHPSGTTLSERRIAGGAKEPYGIRMWCLGNELDGPWQTGHKTAREYGRLAAETARAMRMLDPGLELVACGSSGSSMPTFGSWEAEVLTETYDVVDYISCHAYYEEKNGDLGSFLACASDMEYFIGSVAATADHVGAKLKSRKKIDISFDEWNVWYLSRFQDAAPPTDWPVAPPLLEDHYSLADAVAVGGLLITLLRNSDRVRAASLAQLVNVIAPIVTEPGGRAWTQTTFHPFAQASRYAAGDVLRVEPVCPAYETAEYGEAPLLHAVATHDPDAGTTVFAINRSTDRPLSLRLDARALGAPRIVEATTLAGPDPYARNTADDPGRVAPRPNPDVEQDPLTVLLPPVSWNVIRLG, encoded by the coding sequence GTGCACACGGCACACCTCACGATCGATCCCGCCTTCCGCGTGGCCCCGGTGCGGCGGCGCACCTTCGGCGCCTTCGTCGAGCACCTCGGCCGGTGCGTCTACACCGGCATCTACGAGCCCGGCCACCCCACCGCCGACGAGGACGGCTTCCGCGGCGACGTGCTGGAGCTGACCCGGCGGCTCGGCGTGTCCACGGTCCGCTACCCGGGCGGCAACTTCGTCTCCGGCTACCGCTGGGAGGACGGCGTGGGGCCGCGCGAGCAGCGCCCGCGCCGCCTCGACCTCGCCTGGCACAGCACCGAGACCAACGAGGTCGGCGTGGACGAGTTCCTGCGCTGGTGCGGCAAGGCCGGCGTGGAGCCGATGATGGCCGTCAACCTCGGCACCCGCGGCATCGAGGCCGCCCTCGACCTGCTGGAGTACTGCAACCACCCGTCCGGCACGACGCTGTCGGAGCGGCGCATCGCGGGCGGCGCCAAGGAGCCGTACGGCATTCGCATGTGGTGCCTCGGCAACGAGCTGGACGGCCCCTGGCAGACCGGCCACAAGACCGCCCGCGAGTACGGCCGGCTGGCCGCCGAGACCGCCCGCGCCATGCGCATGCTGGACCCCGGCCTGGAGCTGGTCGCCTGCGGCAGCTCCGGCTCGTCCATGCCGACGTTCGGCTCCTGGGAGGCCGAGGTCCTGACCGAGACCTACGACGTCGTCGACTACATCTCCTGCCACGCCTACTACGAGGAGAAGAACGGCGACCTCGGCAGCTTCCTCGCCTGCGCGAGCGACATGGAGTACTTCATCGGCTCGGTGGCGGCCACCGCCGACCACGTGGGCGCGAAGCTGAAGTCCCGCAAGAAGATCGACATCTCCTTCGACGAGTGGAACGTCTGGTACCTGTCCCGCTTCCAGGACGCCGCGCCGCCCACCGACTGGCCGGTCGCGCCGCCGCTGCTGGAGGACCACTACAGCCTGGCCGACGCGGTCGCCGTCGGCGGCCTGCTGATCACCCTCCTGCGCAACAGCGACCGGGTGCGCGCCGCCTCGCTGGCCCAGCTCGTCAACGTGATCGCGCCGATCGTGACCGAGCCGGGCGGCCGGGCCTGGACGCAGACCACCTTCCACCCGTTCGCCCAGGCCAGCCGGTACGCCGCCGGCGACGTGCTGCGCGTCGAGCCGGTCTGCCCGGCGTACGAGACCGCCGAGTACGGCGAGGCGCCGCTGCTGCACGCCGTGGCCACCCACGACCCGGACGCGGGGACCACGGTCTTCGCGATCAACCGCTCCACCGACCGGCCGCTGTCCCTGCGGCTCGACGCCCGCGCGCTCGGCGCTCCCCGGATCGTCGAGGCCACCACCCTCGCCGGGCCCGACCCCTACGCCCGCAACACCGCCGACGACCCCGGCCGGGTCGCCCCCCGCCCCAACCCCGACGTCGAGCAGGACCCGCTGACGGTGCTGCTGCCGCCGGTCTCGTGGAACGTGATCCGGCTCGGCTGA